ACACGGAGCCCCGATCAAAACCCCAGCACAGCTCATCGCCGCGATCATCGCCGGGTTTGCTGTTCCGATCGTCATCATCGTGCTGCTGGCCGTCTACGTCGATAACTCGACGCGCACCGGCGCCGGCACCGACTCTCTCTCCGAAGCCGAGGTCACCGCCCGCATCAAGCCGTTCGCCCAGGTCGACATTCGCGACGCCAATGCGCCGCGCATCTACAAGACCGGCGAAGAAGTCTACAAGGCCGTTTGCTCCGCGTGTCACGCGTCGGGTGCAGCAGGCGCGCCGAAATTCACCAATACCGCCGACTGGGCGCCGCGTATCGCGCAAGGCTTCGACACGCTGCTGCACACGGCGCTCGCCGGCAAGGGGGCAATGCCGCCGCGCGGCGGCACCAGCCCAGACGATTACAGCGACTTCGAAATCGCTCGCGCGGTCGCCTACATGGCGAACAATTCCGGCGCGAGCTTCCCTGAACCGGCTGAGCCGGCTGCGGGTGCCGCAGCGGCATCCGGCGCAGCAGCAGCCGCACCGGCCGGCGGGTCGGACGCGGGCGCGGCCCAGGCCGCCGCGGCAATGGCCGCGATGGCCAGCGTGCCGCAAGCGGCAGCACCGGCAGCCGGCGGCACGCAAAGCGCGGATGCCTCGCAAGCCGGCAAGGCGCTGTATCAGCAAGTCTGCCAGGCCTGTCACGCTGCCGGCGTGCTGAACGCACCGAAGTTCGGCGACAAGGACGCCTGGGCGCCGCGTCTGAAAGACCCCATCGACACGGTCTATAACTACGCGCTGCATGGCAAGGGCGCGATGCCCCCGAAGGGCGGCTCGAATGCCTCGGACGCGGACGTAAAGGCTGCCGTCGACTACATGGTCAGCGCGGTGAAGTAAGACGAGGCGTGGCCTGCGCCACGTCGCAAAAAAATCCCTGCCCGTGGAAACGCGGTGCAGGGATTTTTTCTTATCGGCTGCAGGTGGGCGCGGGAGCCAGATCAGCGGCTTCACCGCTCACGCCGTCGAACCCATACGTTTCGCCGGAGCAGCTCAGCGGCCTCAGCACTCGCTCACGGCTTCTGCAACAGCGCCTTCAAACTCGCAAGCCGGTCTTTCGGCGACATCGGCGCTTCTTCGGGCGTCGGCGGCGGAGCGTCGTCGAGCAGCATTTCGGGAATGAAGCGCGACGGCTCGCACACCACCGTTTCGCGCGCGCGCTTGCGCTTCTTGCACCAGTTCAGATGCAAACTGCGCTGCGCACGCGTGATCGCCACATACATCAGGCGGCGCTCTTCTTCGATGCGCGCGTCGTCGATCGGCTCGTCGTCGGGACCGCCGCGATGCGGCATGATGCCTTCTTCGACGCCAACCAGAAACACGTGCGGATACTCGAGCCCCTTCGACGCGTGCACCGTCGAGAGCCGCACCGCGTCGGGATCTTCCTCGCGGCCTTCGAGCATCGACATCAGCGCGACGGTCTGGATCAGACCCAGCAGACTTTTGCCGGTGTCGCCGAGACCGTCGGCAGTGTCGTAGCCGGTGGCTTCGTCGGCCGCGGCGCCCGTCGGCTCAGCCTTGGTGCCTTTGCGCTTCAACCACTCCATGAACTCCAGCACGTTTTGCCACTTGGACTGCGCCTGACGTTCGTCGAACGCGTCGTACAGGTAGGCTTCGTAGTGGATGGCGTCCATCAGTTCGTCGAGCAGCGTGCCGGCGGCGTCTTTCTCGGCGCGATCGGTGAGGCGCTGCATGAAGTCGCAGAACACGCGCATGGGTTCGATCTGCCGCGGCGACAGACGCGCCTCGATGCCGCCCATGTAAACCGCCTCGAACAGCGACACCTTGGCCTGTCCCGCGAACGAACCGAGCGCCTCGAGCGTCGTATTGCCGACGCCGCGGCGCGGCGTGGTGATCGCGCGGATGAACGCGGGGTCGTCGTTCGCGTTGGCGATCAGGCGCAGATAGGCGCAGATGTCCTTGATCTCGGCCTTGTCGAAGAACGATTGGCCACCGGACAGCACGTACGGAATCCGCTCACGCCGCAGCACCTGTTCGAAGATGCGCGCCTGGAAATTGCCGCGATAGAGGATCGCGTAGTCGCGAAAATTGGCGCGCCGCTCGAACTTGTGCGCCGACAGACGGAACACCACGGACTCGGCCTCGTGTTCTTCGTCGTTACAGGGCGTAACGGTGATCGTGTCGCCCATGCCGTGTTCGGACCAGAGCTTCTTTTCGAACAGCTTCGGATTGTTCGCGATCACGTTATTCGCGGCGGTCAGAATGCGCACCGTCGAGCGGTAGTTCTGCTCCAGCTTGATCAGATGCAGCTTCGGAAAGTCCTTGCTGAGCTGCCCGAGGTTTTCGAGCGTCGCGCCGCGCCAGCCGTAAATGGCCTGATCGTCGTCGCCCACCGCCGTGAACGCCGCGCGCTTGCCGGCCAGCAGCTTCACCAGTTCGTACTGGCAGGCGTTGGTGTCCTGATACTCGTCGATCAGCAGATAGCGCAGCTTGTTCTGCCAGCGGTCGCGCACCTGCTCGTTCTTCTCGAAGAGTTCGGCGGGCAGACGGATCAGATCGTCGAAATCCACCGCCTGATAGGCGTGCAGCGTCGCCACGTAATTGCGGTAGACGATCGCGGCCTGATGCTCGTCCTCGTTCGCCGCAATCGCAATCGCCTGCTCGGGCATGATCATGCCGTTCTTCCACAGCGAGATGATCGACTGGATCTTGCGGA
This genomic stretch from Paraburkholderia dioscoreae harbors:
- a CDS encoding c-type cytochrome, giving the protein MSEAPHGAPIKTPAQLIAAIIAGFAVPIVIIVLLAVYVDNSTRTGAGTDSLSEAEVTARIKPFAQVDIRDANAPRIYKTGEEVYKAVCSACHASGAAGAPKFTNTADWAPRIAQGFDTLLHTALAGKGAMPPRGGTSPDDYSDFEIARAVAYMANNSGASFPEPAEPAAGAAAASGAAAAAPAGGSDAGAAQAAAAMAAMASVPQAAAPAAGGTQSADASQAGKALYQQVCQACHAAGVLNAPKFGDKDAWAPRLKDPIDTVYNYALHGKGAMPPKGGSNASDADVKAAVDYMVSAVK
- a CDS encoding UvrD-helicase domain-containing protein is translated as MSAGLNPAQNEAVRYLDGPCLVLAGAGSGKTRVITQKIAHLIEAKGFEPRHIAAVTFTNKAALEMRERVGKLLEGKTLTTPGKEGRKVPVNQLTVCTFHSLGVQILRQEAEHVGLKPQFSIMDSDDCFGMIQEQVGSTDKGFIRKIQSIISLWKNGMIMPEQAIAIAANEDEHQAAIVYRNYVATLHAYQAVDFDDLIRLPAELFEKNEQVRDRWQNKLRYLLIDEYQDTNACQYELVKLLAGKRAAFTAVGDDDQAIYGWRGATLENLGQLSKDFPKLHLIKLEQNYRSTVRILTAANNVIANNPKLFEKKLWSEHGMGDTITVTPCNDEEHEAESVVFRLSAHKFERRANFRDYAILYRGNFQARIFEQVLRRERIPYVLSGGQSFFDKAEIKDICAYLRLIANANDDPAFIRAITTPRRGVGNTTLEALGSFAGQAKVSLFEAVYMGGIEARLSPRQIEPMRVFCDFMQRLTDRAEKDAAGTLLDELMDAIHYEAYLYDAFDERQAQSKWQNVLEFMEWLKRKGTKAEPTGAAADEATGYDTADGLGDTGKSLLGLIQTVALMSMLEGREEDPDAVRLSTVHASKGLEYPHVFLVGVEEGIMPHRGGPDDEPIDDARIEEERRLMYVAITRAQRSLHLNWCKKRKRARETVVCEPSRFIPEMLLDDAPPPTPEEAPMSPKDRLASLKALLQKP